DNA from Parageobacillus thermoglucosidasius:
GATAATAATTTGAATCGGAAAAATATTTAAATGCTCCGGAGTTCTTCCGCCAGACAAATGGCCTCTCAAGTAACGGAAAATTTGCGCAAGCGGCAGCCCGTGCGCCAAACAAGCAGCGATTTCCCGGTAGGTTGGAAAAATCCAGTCATTGCTTTCAAGCGCAAACACGCTGCCGATTTGCGCCGCTTCCTGCCCGCCGAACGGCGCATATGTGCCAATCCGCCCTTGCCGCTGCATTTTTAACAGGCGCTCATCGATGACCCGCGCTTTGCGCATCCAGCGGTACAGTGCAACAAGAAACTCATCGGAAAAAGACGCCAGCGTTTTTTCATCTCCATTTCCGTTTTCATCAAGCAGCTGCACCATCTCAAATTGCAATTGGTCTTGGTCAAACATCGTTTTTCCCCTCCGTTTAACGAACATCTAATAACAGCTGTTCCGGATGCTCCAAAATGTGCGAGACCGCCCGCATAAACCGCCCGGCTGGTTCCCCGTCGATGACGCGATGATCAAACGTGAGCGACATCCCCATCATGTCGCGAATGACAATTTCCTCGCCAATCACGACCGGCTTTCGCTTAATCGCATGAATCCCTAAAATCGCCACTTCCGGATAGTTAATGATCGGCGTTGCAAACCAGCCGCCGTTTGCGCCTGTATTCGTGATCGTAAACGTGCTTCCCTGCAGCTCGTCAATGCGCAGCGCATGGCGGCGCGCCTTTTCCGAAAGCTCGGCAATCTCCACGGCAAGATCGTGAATCGATTTTTGATCGGCATGCTTAATCACCGGCACGACAAGCCCTTCTTTCGTCGCCGTGGCAATGCCGATATGGTATTGTTTCTTTAGCACAATTTCGTTTGTTTCTTCATCGATCGCCGCATTCAATAGCGGATATTCCTTTAACGCGCGCGTCACTGCTTTAATGACAAACGGCAAATAAGTCAGCTTGATCGCTTCCGCTTCCAGCTGTTTGGCAAGACTTGCGCGAATCTCCACCAGTTTCGTCACATCGATTTCGTCCATTCCTGTCACATGCGGTGCGGTGTACGCCGATTTCACCATTTTTTCCGCGATCTTTTTTCGCAGCCCGCGGATCGGAATGCGTTCTTCATGTTCGGTTATCCCGTGCCGGCGATCCATTTTCCGCCCGGCTGCTTCCAGCGCTGGCGCCACCGGCTCCAGTGCGGACTCGCGTGCTTTTGCATACCGCTCTAAATCAGCAAGCGTCACCCTTCCGCCTTCTCCCGTTCCTTCCACTTCTTCAATCGGGATGCCCATTTCTCTCGCCCGCTTTCGAACGGACGGCGCGGCAATCACCCGTTTTTTCTGTTGCGCCGGCCTAGATTCTGCGATAGCGGCTTTTTGCTGTTCAAGAATAATAAGCGGTTCGCCGACTTTTACCGTCATCCCCTCCGGCCCGGCAAGCGCTACTACTTTCCCCGCTACTGGCGTCGTCATTTCCACCATCGCCTTATCTGTTTGAATTTCTGCGATCGGCTGATCGGCGGCAACCTCATCCCCTTCTTGAATAAACCAGCGAACGATCTCCGCTTCATGCAACCCTTCGCCGATGTCCGGCAATTTAAACTCGTAACGCATATGCATATTCTCCTTTTCCATTTTGTGAAAAAATAGTGTCATATCATTCTGGAAGCGAATAAATGTGGGCTTAACTTGTTGCAGGCTGAAAATGGAGGGCGGTCATTTTGATGTGATTTCGCTGAGATGCAGTTCAACGAAGCAATGATTATAGTAAGCGTTTACAAAAAATATGTTGAATTTCCTGATCCGCAATTGCCTCCTTATCTTAAAATATATTAATATTCAAAATTTTTATTTATCATAATATACATTTTATTCCATGTCAATAAAACACACTGCCATTATTAGCAAAATAATCGGCCACTTAAAAAACTAGCCTTGCCAACACAGGAGAGAAAACAGCCAACCGGACCGCCGTTTCACGTTCTTCCGCGCCTTTATGGTTGCCGATGGAACGGTGTGAACGATAAAATGATATAGTTACGATAAGCAAGGAGGGACCACGATGATCCGATTTGCCACCATCGGCACAAACTGGATTACGGAAGCGTTTATCGAAGCGGCAAAAAAGACAGAAGACTTTGCGCTGGCCGCTGTTTATTCTCGGACGGACGAAAAAGCGAAACAATTTGCGGCGAAAACAGGAGCTGAACGGACGTTTACAAACCTTGAAGAACTGGCGAAAAGCAAAGACATCGATGCCGTCTATATCGCAAGCCCGAATTCGTTGCACGCCGAGCAGGCGATTTTGCTTATGGACCACGGCAAACATGTCCTATGCGAAAAGCCGATGGCGTCGAACACAAAAGAAGTCAAAGCGATGATCGATGCGGCGCGCCGCAATGGCGTCGTTTTGATGGAAGCGATGAAAACGACGCTGCTTCCAAACTTTCAAGCGGTTCGCGAACATTTGCATAAGATCGGGAAAATACGCCGCTATTTTGCGAGCTACTGCCAGTATTCGTCGCGCTACGACGCGTTCAAACAAGGAACGGTGTTAAATGCGTTCAATCCTGCCTTTTCCAACGGCGCGTTAATGGATATCGGCGTCTATTGCATTTATCCGATGGTCGTCTTGTTTGGAAAACCAAACCGCTTGCAAGCAAGCAGCTTGAAGCTCGAATCGGGCGTGGACGGCGAAGGGACGATTATCTTTACTTATGAGGATATGGACGCTGTTGTCATGTACTCAAAAATTACGAACTCCTATCTGCCTGTGGAAATTCAAGGAGAAGACGGAAGCATTCTCATCGACGCGATCCATACGCCAACAAAAGTGGAAATCCGCTACCGCGATGGGCGCACCGAAGATATTACCGTCCCGCAAGAACAACCTCCGATGTATTACGAAGTGAAAGAGTTTATCGAGCTGATCAAAAATGGAAAACGCGAATCCGAAGTCAATTCACATGAGCATTCGTTGCTGACGATCGCTTTGATGGAAGAAGCCCGCAAACAAACGGGCATCGTATTTCCTGCAGACCAATAAAAAAAACAGCTTCCTGCATGCTCGCAGGAAGCTTTCTCATTGCTTCTGCCACCTCGGCACTCCGCGCATCCGCCTGTTTGGCGGCAAACGTCATGCTTGTGATCACAAACATGACAAGCGATCAGACAAACATGCCAGCAATAAAAGAAACCATGAGCGGCTTTTCCTTTTCACGGAAACTCGTTATTCTCGCTTTTCTTTTCGGTCCAAAAGCATACTCGGGAGAGCCGGCAATTTGTTTTCTATTATGATACGTCCCGTTTCGCCGGATCATGTTCCTTTTTCTTCCAGCACATATAGAGAAAAACGCCAATTAAGGCCAAGAGCGCTCCGCACGAATCGATCGCCACATCTTTCGGCGTTGCGGTGCGCCCCGGCTCAAACGATTGGTGCCATTCATCCGTTACCGCGTACATTGTCGCAAACAGCCAGGCGCCGGCATACGCCAGCCGCATCGGTTCAAGCGCCCGCCAAACAAGCACGGCTAAAATGCCAAACTCGGTTAAGTGGGCCAGCTTCCGAACGATAAAATTCAATGGAGACGACGCACCGTCCCCGCCATGGCCAAACGGCAAATACCCAAGCACCGCTTCTAACATGCGCTTTGTGTTTTCACCGGTAAACAGCGGAAATTCACTAAAGCAATAAATGACGATACACCATAAAACAACGAAACTCCAGCGTTGGATTTTTCCTTTCATTTGCATCACCTATTATTTACCTTAATATCTTTATGAAGTAGTATCAACAAATAAAAAATACCTTCTGCCCGTATATGGACAGAAGGTAAATCCATGGTTATTGATTTTCTGTTACTAACTCTAATGGAATAGGAATGAACTTATCTACTTTTTCTCCATTTAATACTTTCAACGCTGTTTTGACTGCATTCTCTCCAATAAGCTCAGGCTTTTGCGCAACGGTTGCCGCCATTTTCCCTTCTTTTACCGCCTTCACTGCGTCTTCCGTTGCGTCAAAGCCAACGACGAGCACATCTTTCATGCCGCGCGCCTCTAAAGCTTCTAATGCACCTAACGCCATTTCATCATTATGGGCAAATACAGCTTGAATATCCTTATGGCTTTGCAAAATATTTTCCATGACCGATAACCCTTTAGCACGATCAAAATCCGCTGCTTGCTTCGCTACGACTTTCACATTGGATGCTTTATCGATGACTTGATGGAATCCTTCCCCACGTTCACGTGCAGCAGACGAACCAGGAATACCCTCAAGCTCTACAATATTGCCGCCATTTTTTAATTGTTCAAGGAGGAATTCTCCTGCCATTTTTCCTCCTGCAATGTTATCCGAAGCGATGTGAGTGGCTACGTTTCCTCCATCTGCGCTACGGTCAACCGTGATCACAGGAATATTCGCGCTATTAGCCGACTCAATTGCCGATGTCACCGCACTGGAGTCAGTTGGATTCACTAAAATCAAATCAACATCTTGCTGAATCAAATCTTCAATATCATTAATTTGCTTTGCAGAATCGTTTTGCGCATCGACAACGATTAATTCCACACCTTCTTCTTTCGCCGCCTTTTCAGCACCTTCTTTTAATGTCACGAAGAATGGGTTATTTAACGTTGAAATCGATAACCCAATTTTCATGCTTCCGTCTTTTTTTGTTTCTTCTTTTTTGCCGCTGGTTGCGCCGTTATCTAACGAACAGCCTGCTAATACGCCAATAACTAACAAAAATGACAACCACATGCTAGCTAACTTTTTCATCGTTCTCTTCCTTTCCTTGTATTTATTATTCATCAAGCTTCTTTGCGGCGGTCAAGGAGCACCGCAAGAAGAATGACTAACCCTTTAATGACTTGCTGATAAAATGAAGATACATTCAATAAGTTCAGCCCGTTGTTCAATACACCAATAATAAGCGCACCAACCAACGTTCCGAAAATCCAGCCGCGGCCGCCGGATAAACTGGTCCCTCCCAGCACCACGGCAGCGATCGCATCTAATTCATACGCTGTTCCCGCCGTTGGCTGCGCCGAGTTTAAGCGGGAGGTTAAAATAATTCCTGCTAATGCCGACAATCCTCCAGTTAAGGAATAAATCCAAATTTTCAGTCGATCGACGCGAATTCCGGATAGACGGCTCGCTTCCTCATTTCCACCAATCGCATACGTATGACGGCCAAACGTCGTTTTCTTTAATACAAAATATAATGCGACATACACGACAATCATAAATACAACCGGAACAGGGATGCCAAGAAAATACCCGCGTCCCATCATTTGAAACAAAATATCGTCTGAGGCAAAACCAGTGATAGGGCGCCCATCTGTATAAACAAGGGTTAATCCGCGAAACATCGTCATCGTTGCTAGAGTGGCAATAAACGGAGCAATGCGTCCTTTCGTAATCACCACACCGTTTAGTGCACCCATGAGAAAGCCGGCAAGCAATCCGATGATGATAGCAGTAAAGCCATTCGTCCCGCTTGCCATTATTCCCGCAGTAATCGCACTTGAGAGCGCTAACACGGAACCGACCGATAAATCAATGCCTCCCGTTAAAATGACGAATGTC
Protein-coding regions in this window:
- a CDS encoding dihydrolipoamide acetyltransferase family protein, coding for MRYEFKLPDIGEGLHEAEIVRWFIQEGDEVAADQPIAEIQTDKAMVEMTTPVAGKVVALAGPEGMTVKVGEPLIILEQQKAAIAESRPAQQKKRVIAAPSVRKRAREMGIPIEEVEGTGEGGRVTLADLERYAKARESALEPVAPALEAAGRKMDRRHGITEHEERIPIRGLRKKIAEKMVKSAYTAPHVTGMDEIDVTKLVEIRASLAKQLEAEAIKLTYLPFVIKAVTRALKEYPLLNAAIDEETNEIVLKKQYHIGIATATKEGLVVPVIKHADQKSIHDLAVEIAELSEKARRHALRIDELQGSTFTITNTGANGGWFATPIINYPEVAILGIHAIKRKPVVIGEEIVIRDMMGMSLTFDHRVIDGEPAGRFMRAVSHILEHPEQLLLDVR
- a CDS encoding Gfo/Idh/MocA family protein, encoding MIRFATIGTNWITEAFIEAAKKTEDFALAAVYSRTDEKAKQFAAKTGAERTFTNLEELAKSKDIDAVYIASPNSLHAEQAILLMDHGKHVLCEKPMASNTKEVKAMIDAARRNGVVLMEAMKTTLLPNFQAVREHLHKIGKIRRYFASYCQYSSRYDAFKQGTVLNAFNPAFSNGALMDIGVYCIYPMVVLFGKPNRLQASSLKLESGVDGEGTIIFTYEDMDAVVMYSKITNSYLPVEIQGEDGSILIDAIHTPTKVEIRYRDGRTEDITVPQEQPPMYYEVKEFIELIKNGKRESEVNSHEHSLLTIALMEEARKQTGIVFPADQ
- a CDS encoding VanZ family protein, translated to MKGKIQRWSFVVLWCIVIYCFSEFPLFTGENTKRMLEAVLGYLPFGHGGDGASSPLNFIVRKLAHLTEFGILAVLVWRALEPMRLAYAGAWLFATMYAVTDEWHQSFEPGRTATPKDVAIDSCGALLALIGVFLYMCWKKKEHDPAKRDVS
- the rbsB gene encoding ribose ABC transporter substrate-binding protein RbsB → MKKLASMWLSFLLVIGVLAGCSLDNGATSGKKEETKKDGSMKIGLSISTLNNPFFVTLKEGAEKAAKEEGVELIVVDAQNDSAKQINDIEDLIQQDVDLILVNPTDSSAVTSAIESANSANIPVITVDRSADGGNVATHIASDNIAGGKMAGEFLLEQLKNGGNIVELEGIPGSSAARERGEGFHQVIDKASNVKVVAKQAADFDRAKGLSVMENILQSHKDIQAVFAHNDEMALGALEALEARGMKDVLVVGFDATEDAVKAVKEGKMAATVAQKPELIGENAVKTALKVLNGEKVDKFIPIPLELVTENQ
- the rbsC gene encoding ribose ABC transporter permease, which gives rise to MENKWNFDVKKLGPLIGFFLLCIVLSILSDSFLTVNNWMNVLRQVSINALIAFGMTFVILTGGIDLSVGSVLALSSAITAGIMASGTNGFTAIIIGLLAGFLMGALNGVVITKGRIAPFIATLATMTMFRGLTLVYTDGRPITGFASDDILFQMMGRGYFLGIPVPVVFMIVVYVALYFVLKKTTFGRHTYAIGGNEEASRLSGIRVDRLKIWIYSLTGGLSALAGIILTSRLNSAQPTAGTAYELDAIAAVVLGGTSLSGGRGWIFGTLVGALIIGVLNNGLNLLNVSSFYQQVIKGLVILLAVLLDRRKEA